A genome region from Bacteroides stercoris ATCC 43183 includes the following:
- a CDS encoding MerR family transcriptional regulator — protein sequence MLNTDKELKLYYSISEVARMFDVNESLLRFWEKEFPQLRPKKGGRGIRQYRKEDIETVKLIYHLVKERGMTLPGARQRMKDNKEATLRNFEIVERLKSIREELIGMKESLDAFTYEDVEALKENLMKEQPG from the coding sequence ATGCTGAATACCGATAAAGAACTGAAACTATATTACTCCATCAGCGAGGTTGCCAGAATGTTCGATGTCAACGAATCGCTGCTGCGTTTTTGGGAGAAGGAGTTTCCGCAGCTCAGACCGAAGAAGGGAGGGAGGGGGATACGCCAATACCGTAAGGAAGATATTGAAACGGTGAAGTTGATTTATCATCTGGTCAAGGAGCGCGGCATGACGCTGCCCGGCGCACGCCAGCGCATGAAAGACAATAAGGAAGCCACTCTCCGGAATTTTGAAATCGTAGAGCGGCTGAAAAGTATCCGTGAAGAACTTATCGGTATGAAAGAATCCCTTGATGCCTTTACTTATGAGGATGTAGAGGCATTGAAAGAGAATCTTATGAAGGAACAGCCCGGATAG
- a CDS encoding M23 family metallopeptidase, which translates to MRKVYYIYNPRTQTYDRIYPTVRQRALSILRRLFFGMGLGAGSFIVLLLIFGSPSEKELRKENSRLQAQYNVLSRRMDEAMGVLQDVQQRDDNLYRVIFQADPIPSAIRKAGYGGTNRYEHLMDMANSDLVVNTTQKMDMLTKQLYIQSRSFDDVVEMCKNHDEMLRCIPAIQPISNKDLRKTASGYGTRIDPIYGTTRFHAGMDFSAHPGTDVYATGDGTVVKMGWETGYGNLIIVDHGFGYQTWYAHLQGFRTKLGKRVVRGEVIGAVGSTGKSTGPHLHYEVHVKGQVVNPVNYYFMDLSAEDYDCMIQIAANHGKMMD; encoded by the coding sequence ATGCGCAAAGTTTACTACATTTATAATCCGCGGACACAGACTTACGACCGAATTTATCCTACCGTCCGGCAACGGGCGTTGAGCATATTGCGCCGGTTGTTTTTCGGTATGGGGTTGGGAGCCGGCAGCTTTATCGTACTGTTGCTGATTTTCGGTTCGCCGTCCGAGAAGGAACTGCGGAAAGAAAACAGCCGGCTTCAGGCGCAGTATAACGTCCTTTCGCGGAGAATGGACGAGGCTATGGGAGTATTGCAGGATGTGCAGCAACGCGATGATAATCTGTATCGCGTAATATTCCAGGCCGACCCTATTCCCTCGGCTATCCGTAAGGCAGGATACGGCGGTACAAACCGTTACGAACATCTGATGGATATGGCCAATTCCGATTTGGTGGTGAATACTACGCAGAAAATGGATATGCTCACGAAGCAGCTTTATATCCAGTCCCGTTCGTTCGATGATGTGGTGGAGATGTGCAAGAACCATGATGAGATGCTGCGTTGCATCCCTGCCATTCAGCCCATTTCCAATAAGGATTTGCGCAAGACCGCTTCCGGTTATGGAACGCGCATCGACCCTATTTACGGAACTACCCGTTTTCATGCCGGCATGGACTTTTCGGCCCATCCGGGAACGGATGTATATGCAACCGGTGACGGCACTGTTGTTAAAATGGGATGGGAAACCGGTTATGGAAATCTTATCATCGTGGATCATGGCTTCGGTTACCAGACGTGGTATGCCCACTTGCAGGGATTCCGTACCAAACTCGGCAAACGGGTGGTGCGGGGCGAGGTTATCGGTGCGGTTGGAAGTACCGGCAAAAGTACAGGACCTCACCTGCACTACGAAGTGCATGTGAAAGGGCAGGTCGTAAATCCCGTGAATTATTACTTTATGGATTTAAGTGCCGAAGACTACGACTGTATGATACAGATTGCGGCAAATCATGGAAAAATGATGGATTAG